CATTTCTATTAGTAGGAGACTGTGGCAATTTTGGTATTCTTGGAGAAGGTGATCTTGAGTTTCTATCGTTGGTAAAAGgtaaatttggaatatttggAGAATGTCTATTTCTATTGTCATTAATTTGATGATggtaattattattattatgcgGTTCATTCGGTAGAGGTGGAAGTGGTGGTTGTAGTGATGTGTGACTAGTAACACTATGAATACCCCAATCCATGTCCATACGGTTACTTGATGCATGTCTTGAATAATCTTCAATGATTGtgtcattatcattaaagtgatcatcattattatttaattgtgaATCTAAATCATCCGGCGATACACCAATAGCCTTTTGTAAAGCTTGAATATCCACAGAGGTATCATTCGAATTATCATTGGATGGACTAATTGGATTTggatttttaaaaacatttattttttcttttaattttctcaaatttgcaaaatgaaattttgtATCTGATGAAGTTTCTTGAGTTATTAAAGTATTTGTAGTATCTGTTGAAGAAGTAAAATTTTGTTGCTGAGGAGAAGATAgttttggaatatttttgttattattaggtACCATTCCAGATGCTATAGCTTTTTCCTtaaattccaaatattcTTCATGGCGGTCACGTATAAATGAATTAGTTGAAGGCGTTGATTGTCTCATCGCAGATGCATGCATATATGGATTTGCTGGATCTACTCTCACTGGAGACCTAGCATAGTTGGATCGTGACCTTGATGATGATGGAGAATGTAAAGGAGAATGCGAAGGAGAATGTGAAGGAGAATGATGAAATCTCACAGGACTGTGATTTGGTGTATTGTTTCTTGAGGGTGTGTGTGAATTGGATCTAGAAGAAGGTCGGTTAGTACTGTCATATGATGAATGTGAGGAGCTCCAATCTGGAACCTCACCATTGGGTAAAGGTGGAATTGGTCTACTTGCCATTGAAGATTCCAAGTTATCGTCAATATTATGATTCTTATGGTGATAATGACGACGG
The window above is part of the Henningerozyma blattae CBS 6284 chromosome 2, complete genome genome. Proteins encoded here:
- the INN1 gene encoding Inn1p (similar to Saccharomyces cerevisiae YNL152W; ancestral locus Anc_2.124) — encoded protein: MVSTDDEEEIWSGNKGILYVYISKAKDLPNLTKLDKQNVMLRLRIAHMTRESDTLPRAGQTPVFNYLEKFEITPDVKPVMCVDVYCDRKKKAPELIGRCEIDLLNGIRADPKEGYCTWYDLKRKRGEFAGTIFIELSFKPTFPTLHSTHSNNSHSHSPNRRHYHHKNHNIDDNLESSMASRPIPPLPNGEVPDWSSSHSSYDSTNRPSSRSNSHTPSRNNTPNHSPVRFHHSPSHSPSHSPLHSPSSSRSRSNYARSPVRVDPANPYMHASAMRQSTPSTNSFIRDRHEEYLEFKEKAIASGMVPNNNKNIPKLSSPQQQNFTSSTDTTNTLITQETSSDTKFHFANLRKLKEKINVFKNPNPISPSNDNSNDTSVDIQALQKAIGVSPDDLDSQLNNNDDHFNDNDTIIEDYSRHASSNRMDMDWGIHSVTSHTSLQPPLPPLPNEPHNNNNYHHQINDNRNRHSPNIPNLPFTNDRNSRSPSPRIPKLPQSPTNRNGSPTRRPPPGM